ccttaAAATACATTTggcatacaatatttttatcctCCTAACTACGTTTCCCTAATATAAAGGAATTAGTTATACTAAACTGGTCTATCTGTTATTCCCTTGACTCTTAGTTGGTTTCAAGCCTCCGATAGTTACAATTTAGATAGCTCGCTCAGTTTTGATTTGTTACGAGTGTACCAAAGCGTGCAGAAAAGTAACACAGAGATATAAATAAGTAGGATAAATAGGATAAGTCTTTTAGCCACAATTGATCGGCAAATCGATCCAAAAGATTTTCTTACGATAATAAGGTGTGAATAAACCgtacataaaaatattacaattgatTACATTTGCGCAAAATTCTCGTGTAAAACACCGGTAGAATTCGAAACCTCGCATtggaaataatttctaaaaataaattgaactgGTTGGACTCGTTGGTAAGTCTGATGCAACAAATCTTGCCTTAAATATCAATACTTTCAAATCTATTACCTTCTTCGTGTTTAGCTATTCCCAGTGACACGTTATTCGATATGGAACAATGAACCATCattgatttatttctttttctccatTCTTACGATATTAACTGTACTTTCCAAGCATCAAATTATTCCGTATTCACTTTTTTCTTTGTGTTTCGAAGATTGTTGTCTGTTTGCAGAAAATGGCAATTTACGAGCCCATTACACGAAGACCACGATCAGAGCCGGGGAAATTTTACGATTAATAGCAGTCTTCCAGGACACGAGGAAGTGCAGCACGGTCTCCTTCGGGATTTCTGGTAGCTCTTCAGAGAAGGATCAGTACGCACAATGCTTGGATCCACATGGTCGCGAGGTATTTGCACCGTTATCGGCGAGAGGCGAATTTTACGCCATTTGTCAGAACGGAAGCATCGACACCGGAAGCGACGAAGTGCTATACAAGGTGCACCACCTTGCGAAAAGACCGTTACCTCTAAGGGTAAATATTCCTCGTACATCGAACTTAATTATTGATTATATATGTAGAAATTGTCTAATATAATTGTCTAATAATAGTGGTGGTAAAATAAAGGTGAATAAAGCTCTAGGTTAAACGTGTATCGAATGAGGTCACAGTgggaacaaaacattaacaaagcacacaaataacaactacgctgactacgctattaTTATTTCACGCGACACGACACGCATTGACTATTCTCCTACAATGACTGATCTCGaacactcttctctcgcaccttGTATTCTCATTCGTTCCCCTCCATTCGAATCAATTCCTTTCGTTGTCACGcatattttattacttttgtaATTGAATAATGGGGTAAACGTGATAAAAATAATGATTAATCGATTAATCATCGTAGAGATTAATCGGTAATCAGAATTGAACAAAATGTAATCGAACTAGTGATTGATGGTTATATGAAACATAGTAGACAAACAGTCgatcgtttaaaaagaaaatacttttaCGGAGTTGGAGTTGTAAAATATATCGTTTTGACACTATTGTTAAGATATGTCTAATTTAACTTATTTTAATTGTATATAAacagttattaaaaatattgttcgaatagATTTcgaagaattacgaaaaattattcgaataaataattattgtccGATTAAATTACTCCgttgaaaaaattttgttccGATAATTATCCTCGATAAATATAcagttgagtattcgaatatcattaacaATCACGTTCTTTTGGACTTCACCCGCCAAAAATGATTCAATTTTGTTGCCATCAGATTCGTTACTCTGTTGCTCGGATACATGAAAATGTgttctttgtttattttaatgTTGTACCTTGCGTAATAAACTTGTAACCTCACGTTTTAAACATAATAAAGTGCAAATCGGAACActgaatgtaaaaattataattttctctataaatgtgaaagataaatttctttatttatcggcgtaaatatataatgtaccgtttataattattcataattatATGGTACATTTTGAAGCACGAACCTTCACATAAACcgacatcacaattttcgcgaaaaaaattttatttcttttcgtatGGGTTTTCCTGCATAGCCGAGAAGAGTGGGGAGAAATGCGAAGATCGAAAAGCTTCGAAATTCGAATTTATCAATGTTTATATATCAGTATATACAATAAGAAAGAGAGTCAAGAGATCTAGCAACATGCAAGACTTGAACGTTAAGGGAttaattgaatatttgagtattcgaatgtcatTAGCCgaatattgttattaatatatttatcgtaaattttcaaaaatattatgaaCTTGTAGAACTTAATGCATAGTCCACGtcacactattcgaatactacaaaTATCCAAATACTTTATCAGTGTACAAGATCTTCGAATAGTCAAATGttcgaataatactcgaatagACAAATGTTTAAATAGTGTTCGGCAAATACAAAAGAATTCGATAAGTAATGCCAATTTTAATCACAACTCACCGTCGTTGCTCATCACATTACTATTTGAAAATTCTCGTTTCTTAGGTTCGTTTAATAGCTGGTCCGCTTCCTGTACCCTTACCAAGAGAATACGGTGGTTTGATGCAGCTGGAAAGTTCGACACGGGGACCAATCGTTTTAGGATGTATCGTACCGGAAAGGCCAGTTCACAATCCCGAAATGCTTGAACTTGTAGTGACTGGAAGTGGCGCTCCGAGAGTGAGAAGAGCACGATTAGGTTATCCATCGGAGGCTAGGTTATTGGCATCGCCAAAAATGCAACGATTATTATCTGCTTGCAGGTAAATCATGTTCCTATCGgcattgttttaaatttatttcattgcTTTAATGCATTCACATGTATTTATTACGTTCATCATTTTCTGACTTTCAAACGTTCACtttcgaaaactactcatggAAAATCGATATACCACTCAATCGATATTCGCCGGAATCGAATGGAGAATCGTGCATTGTCACAATACAAGTACATACCTGAATATGAATATTAGTTTACTAATCCTTCTCAACTGACTCAGTGATTACGcgatacgattaaaaatttaatcgtcAAAATTAATCGCGATTAATGTAGTCGATTACTGAAAACAATCGCTCACGACGATCGATAATCGAATTAATCATTAATCGCTCACGAGGCCTACCGATTGGTTTAATTGTTCAATCGTTGTGAGCAATAACAATTATCTTAATTAAAATTCGTCCAACGTTATACATAAATTATCCATTCGATAATATATACTTTTTGTGTCAATATATCGCCACACATTCAGTAACGGGGCCATTAACTTATCCCATTCCTAGTTATTCGAGTATCATGATTCTAGATATGAATCGTTTAAGAATCGATAAATCAAAGAAATATCGATTTCATGCATACGTACATGCAATCGATAGCGAAGTACCTTATACGCGATCATTTATGTAAGATAATATACCGTACTGTGTCCCGTATTACCGCGATATTCGAAAGATGcaaaacatttgaaaataaatattctatgtGGCTTAACCTGTTCTTCCACTTCAGCCGGGCCGTCGGAGATCGTGCAACGGAACCAAGAGTGGCACCTTTAAAACTGCACCCGGTCGGTGAAAACCTCAAAGAAATGCATTTGAAGAAGATCAAACCGAAACCTGAAACGAAGCCAATCCTACAAAGTTTAAAAGATGGACTGGAACAATTGAAGAAAACCACCATTAGAGAAAAGAGTCAAACCAGACAAAACTCTCGGAATGGGTTCCTAGAACGAATTTCGAAGTTTACTCAGGGTGGTCGTAGCAGAAATCCTGCGAAGAAATCGGCTTCGTTTACGTTTGCGGTGAAACCAGAAATCGCAATAAGGTGTCAAGAGCGTTACTCCAGTCTGGAGCCAGAAACTACCTCTCATCCGAATCACTCGAACTCCTCCAAGCAACCTGTACAAAGATCGGTCTCTACGAGCGTTTTGGAAATGCCAATGAATGTCGAGCTGCAGCCCAATTATTCTCGAGTCAGAGACAGTCTTACACCAGTGCCATCCCTCCCAAAATTAACCAGGACCAAAGCTGATGATATTTACGCGGAGATCTGCGAGAACGCGGCTGCGCAGGTCCACAAGTGTCCCGGAAGTCACGTAATGGCCAGAATTAAAATCATCGTGAAAGGACGCGATTCGCCCGCGGATCTACCGAGTAAAATCAGTAACGATAGATATGCGAACTCGATGGTAACAAACGAGCGAATCGATTCGATAATCAGCACAGAGGACGAGGTTATATATAATACGATATTTTAAGCacaaaaaattttataattataagttAACCGGCTGTGTTTGATGATTGAAAATCCGTTATTTTTTATTGGCACGCAGTTACGAATTAAatctgtattatattatataaagagCACCATAAAATTACATTTAGTATCGTAGGAACCGTAATAATTGCATGTACATACCTCTGCCATACGTACTAACGATTGCAATGAGATTGAATAGAATTATAAGAGTGAAAGGCTCAAGTTTTTTCAAAACAGAAGTTATGTAATATTTGTGAAAAAGTAAAACCGAATATAGATAATAAAAtagatatataaaaatttattaaatatttgtgtatttttctttataataGAAATGCAAGTtacgatttctttatttttaatttttctgatCTTTTGGAATTTTTGCCTGTAATgggaattcttttatttttagattttttaCTTGTCTTCTTCCATTTCAAGGGAATTTCTTCAATGGCTTTTCTCATAACATCAACAGCTTTCTGATTATCTTCGATTAACCCAAATTCAATATTAGAATCAGGGTATTTTCCCGAAAATCCTTTTGGAAATAGTGGTTTTAATATGAGAGATGTCAACtgatacttttttattttcaattgatGTTTTAAATCTGCTGTTTCTTTCATTCCTAATTCTAATtctctgaaaaataaaattattttcgttgcaaaaaaaaaaacaaatactaaCAAGTAATAAATATGAGTTTGCTGAATCTCACTCTTCATCTTCTTCCATCACTAAATCCATTTCCTCAACCGCTTTACGTAACCAACCCTTTTGTGAACTATCTCTACGACACTTTAATTCCAATTTATCAATTTCTCTAGCAATATCAACTCTTTCTTTGACTGCAATTAGCAACCTGTCTACTACAGGAAATACAGGTAAGTCTTCcgctaaaattaaaataagttttaattaattttccccTCTGTATTATCAATTAGCATTATTATTATCGAATCTATGCACTTACTGCGATCGAGTGTTTTACACAATTTGGTATAGTTCAGTTTTTCAGACGGTTCCATCATAAGAACGGTTATTCCTTCTTTCTGTGCCCTTGCAGTTCTTCCACTTCTGTGCACATAActctgaaaaataattaaatgtgaAAAACTTGTATGTACTTGTAAGTAATTAAATTTGTCTATGCATACTTCAGTTGTTCTGGGAACTTGATAATGTATTACATGCTCAACATTTGGAATGTCCAAACCTCTTGCAGCTACATCTGTAGCTACTAATAATCCATTCTCATCTGTCTGGAATCTACAATTATTTCTGTTAACTGTGGAATTTTACTTATTCAGAAGCTTTTACCTTTCAAGATTTTTCAGTCTTTGTCTTTGTTGCATACTAGCATGCAAAGGTAATGGTTTGCAATCGAGTATTCCAAAAAGAGTGACTAAGCGTTTTACACATCCAATACTATTGCAGAATATAAGTGTCCTACCAGTATGCctttttaaaaaatagtaaagATAATAATCTTTATGATCTATTGTACACACTATTCTACATTCTGTTAAACCACTGGTAGTACCtagaggaaagaaattttcgttcattttaaGTTATTCTACTAGTAACATACTCAATTAATTAATGTAAAAATACATAACCTGCTTCTTTTGTAATATCAACAATTTTTGGATTTTTTATTCCTACTAATTCTACAATTTTCTGTAATTTCTGACTAGCTGTTAGCTTGGATATCTTACTCTtaagatatttctttttttttctttgtaaatacTCTGGAATATCGTGCACCATGGTTAATGTAGCAGAAAACACAAATGTCTGTCGTTTTTGTGACTTGCTTTTatgcatatttattttttctagtAGTTGTTGTAGTTCTTGGAAATGTCCTTTTTCCAACATTCTATCTGTCTCATCAATAGCCAAATACCTATTATGTATTGTAATATATGCATTTCATATTGATTCATGGTTTTTAATGCAAACAAGTTCAATTTTAATTCTGATAGCTTTAACATATCATTAattttccacaacttcaaattttaatataaaaagaaattacttaACAACACTTACTTAATAGAATCCACCTGATTAAGATGTGGATTACCTTGCTGTATTAATTCCCATAATCTACCAGGTGTAGCAATTACAATCTCAGGACCTTTACTCAATATTCTTTCTTGTTTAACTGCAGCCATTCCACCTAATACAACTGCTatctaaataatacaaatatttagcaATTAATGTTTGCATGGTAGTGTCGCTGTGCTTTATATCTCAAAATACTTACTTTAATATCAGTATATTTTGCAGCTTTAGTGAGATGATCTTTTATTTGGACAGCTAATTCACGAGTTGGTGTTAAGATTAACGCATATAGCGGCTTTTGTATATAATTCTGAGATTTgttaatttttacattattgATTACACGTACACAACCAATATTTTTTCTTGTAGCACCAACGACCTCTTCACAATCAGATTCGGATAAACTATCATTACTTTCTACAGTTTTGCTTTCTGAACAAATCCAACCTTTGTTCTTAATGTTAATATTTGTATCTTTTATAGATGTATTTAATTCATTAGACTGTTTACTTTTTGATTCCAAAATTCCATTTATAATTGGAATTCCAAAAGCTAATGTCTTTCCACTACCTGTTTCAGCAGCACCTAATATATCTCTATGACCTAATATTGCTACTGGTAAGGTTAATGCCTGTATAGTAGTAGGCGAGTAAAACTGTTGATCTTTTAATGCTTTTATTATAATTGTGGGTACACCTAGCGTACCCCATGCTTGAATATCAATATCATATACATTACTTCCATCATCAGTATTTTTCTTACAAACTTGACTTTCATTGTTAGAACAAATATCTAAATCATCCTTTATAGGCTGATTTGCTATTGCTTTCTCATTACTTTTTCCTTTAAGTTTGTTTTTATTAAGCTTTCTAATCTTTGCTTTCTTTGATATTGGTTCATTATCATCATTTTCTTGCAATTTGTTTAAACTTTTACGCTTTGACAATACCTGTAaagaatacatatatattctTCATACTGAACTTTCCACAATAATAAATCTTATTATCACTAATTTTAGACATTCTTTACcttaattttttctcttttattttctccatcacaaattacaatttttgttttattatttattttttctaatttataaTCAGTTAATTCTTCTACGCCAATTAAACCATCAATAGCACCCAAAAATACAGAACCTTCTAATGTTAGTGGCTTCCATCTACTTATGTTACTTTGTTTCGTTTTAGACATCATTTTCATAATATTGGTAATACacgttataattaataataaacaaacaaaacattaagaaacaattatttcaaacatCATAACCTTATTCAGTCAACAATAAAACATGTGGCATAGTCGCTGTTCCACACCGGCAAACGTGAAATATTTATCCAGTGATGCCAAAAGGACCATTGTGGATATCACTGCTTCATCATATTGAATAGATGTCTATAGTCCATCCaaagagacgagataccaatgtttacattaacgCCTGCGTGATTAGTCTATAACTATTGGTTTATTTTCCTGAGCTTCGGGAACAGTTCTCACTCAGTTAGAGAGAATTTTTTTCTCTGGTCAGAATAAACCGAACGGTGTAAAAGAACTTTCGGAATTCACACTGCATGTCTTCTTTCGAATCGCTTGACTCAATTCGAACCGTTCGATTTCCTTCAAGTTACTCGGTTTATTCGAATggttcgattttttttaaacaaaccgaACATTATTCGGTTGATAGTAGTGCTCGTAGTAGTAGAAGTAGTAGTAGTGATAAAATATTCCTTTATTATCCTATATTTGTCTTATATTTCTGTAAGAAGTCATTGTTCGAAAACATAGTTTATTTATTATGTATACTGTTGATTATACAAGTCATTTAATTGTAagtcaaataatttaaattacaaaaaaataacaataaagtttagaaaaaatgtTCTACGTAATCATTTGGTCCGAGTATTGTGAAATTAACTCTGATCTGATCACGCACTCATTGCGTGGAATCATCGTATTCGGTATCTCGTCCGTTAGACGAACTATAGGCACGTTTTGATTTCTAATTGGTAGAATACTCGTGCATACGTAAATGCAAAACTGATTGATACACTCAACCTAAAGGGGAGAATGTGAACAAAACCACATGACTACGAAACATTTACATTGATCTACTGCATCTGTGACCAAGAATGTATCATAGACAATCACGAAAATAATAACACGGAAAGATTCgataaaaagttaaaaaaataaatggcAGAACTTccattacaaaattattataaatatttgaaccTTCAAAAGGAAATTTACTATTATAGATATATAGTGACTTACATAAATGTACTGCATCTGTATATCTATTCAAAGCATAGCACCCTATTATTTGGTACTATGGAGTTCTTTTTTACTTACATGGAAGTAGAAAAAATTTACGTATTACACTGTTATACTTAGTTTAAGAAAATTGTTCAAGCGGtcaaaaaaattctaaatctcCAAAGAGAAAATCATAAGGTCTAACTCAATCAAAATCCCGTCTCCTTCGGATAGGAGACTTGGTAGCGCCGAATTTAGTGATTTTTGCTAGCCGAACAAAAATCATTTGACTAGTTATCTATACGCAGTTAAAAGTGCTACAATGAAAAATGCAACATATTTCAAATTCCGATTGGTAGAATATATTTGACTATGCATATTCTACCAATCAAAAGTCGAAATACCCAACGCCTTTTGTTGCACCTATGCAATATTGCAGCTTGTCCAACTGTACACATACGATACGCACATGGATCATAtagattctttaattttaaattaacacGTTACGATTGATGTTACTGGTAGAGGTTAACTGTGTACAATACAAAAGTGTGCATTCTAGGTTGTAAAAGTTTCAAATGCACTATCTTAAATAtaacatattttaaataaatgtaattaatatcTGAAATGGTAATTAATGTCAAATAAGTGATGTGTTCTGTTGAGTTTTTATTGACTTAAGTTTTCGTTTCCATAACAaaacattatttacaaaatgattaaaaaaactTGATAGAGAAAATGGTATTTCTCTAATAATAATGTTATACGAAATGCACATTTTAAAGATAAAGATATGTACAAGAAGTTGGTGCAgtgcaataatttaaaataaatttttttaacttCCAACTTTATACAAGCAAGTACGCAACAGGAGGTTAGTAATTTAAACATTAAAAAAGATGCAAGTGAAGATAGTAATCCTTTAATGATGCAGCCTCCTACTGTAATCTCTAAATCAAAAAATCAGTCTACAAATGATTTAGGAATTAGAAAACTAATTCCTGTAACTCAAAGTCAATTTAATAAAGctttatcaaaatttaatactagtaaaacaataaattcaaattctaaCAAAGTAGTACCAATGATTAAAGctataaatacaaatacaatacaAAAAGTTTCAGACATCAAAATCACAACAAAAGTTCCagttttaaaaattactataaataaaaaatataataggcCTTCTATGTCAAACTTAGATAAAAGTAAGCATGTATCAAATGTTACCAATAATATTGATGTTTATAAAACAACAAAATGTTATACCTATAACAAAGTAAAAACTAATCTAAAAAATTGTGTACAAAATATTGCTGTCTCTCCAAAACCAGTTATAATAAATTTAGTACCTGTTGTATTTGATAAATCTATCAAATGTGAAGATATAACAATGGAAACAAAAAATGCTTGTACTACATCTAAAATTGCATATACTAGAAAAGGAGACTTATCAAGAGATAATTCGTATGTATTATTacagatgataataataatataataataattaatatgatTTCTGTGTTTTGAAtaagttgaatattttaaattaatatattttaatataattaaatatatgaaACTTTGTAGtgttaaaagtaaaatttttctAGGCGTAATCAAACATCAGCAGAAAGAATAAGATATTTGTACACAAAAGCACAAAGAGATTGTGATGTATTAAGAATACGTTTAAAAGCATTAAGAGAGAGACATAAacaggagaaagaagaaataaaaaagttaCAAACGCATTTAGATAATCATTATAAAAATGTCATAAAAGAATCTCAAAATGAAATTGCTAcaagtaatttaaaaagaaagaaattatttgtgTCTTTGGAAGATCCAGAAGAAAAAGATGAGTATGAAAAATTGCTTAGAGAAGTTAGGAAAATTAAGCAAGACATACTAAATCCAAAGTATCCTGTCACAGCatcaaataaaaaattagaacaaatagatatatttaatcataataaaaatgaagaagTAAGTACTGAAATTTACAACAATGGTATTGAAACTAACAAAGggttatataaaaaatcacaTTCTGATGTTGAATCTGTTGATATTAAATTAACAAGTTCTGAAAAAGATGTAGAGCCACTTTTTAAAGATACATGATACTTCAATCAATAAACAAAGTATtgaaagtactaaaaatttagtATACAATTTGTATCCTCTTGTATCATTTTTAGTGGTCTTGATCTATGACTACTATACAAAATGATAAACAAtgtgaaatttgtttaattattttatgtaaatgttgaaaaaaagtttactatcattgaaaataaattgtaagatTTAATTTGTTCTTATGATACtactgtatttttttcttttaataataattaaccatagtaataataaaatattttttattttgtaataaaaagtgttaaaaaactaataaattagtaaaaatataaacattaacTTTCTtgcattgtttgaaattttagtAAATACATGTCAGAAACAAAAAAGATATTAACttaaaaaactatttttttttatttacaatattttaatatacaatGACATgtagtgaaataaataaaaaaaaatttacagttACCTATTCTGATTTACACTATCACTTGAACTATTTGCAATAATCTTAATATTTTGATTTAATATTGCAGTTTTTTCTTGTAAATCATTGAGTACAGTTGTTTGCTCTGCAGAATCATGTAATTCAGACACTTTTGTTTTTTCCAATTGTACAATAGTTGCATCTACTCCTGTATTTTCAGGTATTAAGGATGCTTCATTAGAAGCTTTTTGCAATATTAATGATTGCATATTAGAGGTAGATAATGAGGAAACGATAGAATCTTTCCCATTTTTTGGAATTGGTAACAAAAGAGTCAGAGGTTCTAAAATActatttctatttaaatatgtaattccctgtaataatagtaattaatatatttatgtatttctgtattactaaataatatttacaatttaacgAAAAAGTACTTGTAATTTCCCATGaaaaaagtttctcgagtttaatATGGTACATTTTATTAACTATCTTTACATACCTCTACTTGTAGTAAATTCTCTGAGATGCCTAAATGAATTGCAATTTGACTTGGTGGGAAAATAGCATGAATACAGTACTGTATATAAGGAATTAATTGTTcgctcaaacattctgtaaattTTAGCATGTTTTCTCTTTCTGTAGCTGCAAAAgcctaaaaataagtatattaaatCAAACATACAATTGTATAATTAAAGAATTAAGATATTATagttataaaataaaactaCATACTTGTTGTTCTTGTTTGTAAAAAATCAATATAGATTTTGCTACATTGTATAAAGACTCTTCTAAAATGATTGTACAGAAAACTGATAGTGCTACTGGGGGACAAAGTCGTATTTCATTGAAAGCAGATATAAGACCATTACAGTATTCAGCTAAAGGATAAAATTCCACTAATTGTTCTGGTGGATGCTCctacaaaaaataattttatacaaatttggaaaaaatatatatacaacgaataataacgtataaaaagaaaacatattttattcAACAAAAGTAAATAAGTAATGAAGCCAATTACTTACAGATTTAACAGTAGTACTCATTTTTATAttagttttatatattttattaattagtgTAAATGATTCCATGTCTTTTTCAAACTTCTTTGTTGTTTTACGAATACtgaactcaaatttttcaccaATCATATGTACAAATATATCAGACATTCGTCCAGTAAAATCAGCACCCACTCTACCAAATGATAAACCAAAATATGTACATTGGCCCAAAATAGAATCTATAGATGTTACACCAGGTAAATCTTGTTCTAAAGTcattagaaactgagaaatctaAAAAGAAAGATTGATTAAATTATGTTAAcaatatataatagaataaaaCGTGAATAGTCTATGTACCTTTTCCTCAAGCCAATGATAAAATATAGCAGACTCATTTACAGTTGGGTCTCTTCCAAGTATTATGAGCTCATCGTCATTAAACATAGCTCTATATTGTGTTATTATGTTAAACAAATGTATCCTTGATAACTCAATTGTTTTTGTAATATGGAGATTAGCTAATAAAAACAAACATTCAATATTACTAAATTATACATGTAACAATTAATAGTAACAAATTAACTTACGATCATCTTTGGGTATAGCATTTAaaagactttgaagccaactgTCTCGTGCTTGAAGAAATTTAATACGTAATTCTGGTTCTGTGAATGCATCCATTGATCGTAATAATCCAACAAGTTGTAAACATCTTGGAAGTGGTAGATCTCCTCTTAATGACCCAACAACTTGTCCTACCATGCCTGACCAACTACTTTCAATTTCTGCCACTATGGACTATATTGTTAATgaacaaaatgaaatatgttttttGTCATAAACTTTTTTATATCATATCATACCGATATAATTGGAATGTCTCCATGTTTGGTTCCTAATTGACGTGCATATTGAGATAATTCTAATGCCTCATTATATTGATTGCTCCTTAAACAAGATTCCATTAATTGAGGCATTTCAAGTACTTCCAGCAATTCTGCATTCCTTGTTAA
The sequence above is drawn from the Ptiloglossa arizonensis isolate GNS036 chromosome 1, iyPtiAriz1_principal, whole genome shotgun sequence genome and encodes:
- the Cog8 gene encoding conserved oligomeric Golgi complex subunit 8, translating into MDIETENVINLIFPDGIRESWKENPEFYQYLSKLGGYDVDQLSKEPDHLNDEKTSVLQTTQELVFTNYKTFIQTAESSREIFKQFNQTESWLDGLVQKIPKFVDKCQLFCDASKNINAHRRVNSLTLTRNAELLEVLEMPQLMESCLRSNQYNEALELSQYARQLGTKHGDIPIISSIVAEIESSWSGMVGQVVGSLRGDLPLPRCLQLVGLLRSMDAFTEPELRIKFLQARDSWLQSLLNAIPKDDPNLHITKTIELSRIHLFNIITQYRAMFNDDELIILGRDPTVNESAIFYHWLEEKISQFLMTLEQDLPGVTSIDSILGQCTYFGLSFGRVGADFTGRMSDIFVHMIGEKFEFSIRKTTKKFEKDMESFTLINKIYKTNIKMSTTVKSEHPPEQLVEFYPLAEYCNGLISAFNEIRLCPPVALSVFCTIILEESLYNVAKSILIFYKQEQQAFAATERENMLKFTECLSEQLIPYIQYCIHAIFPPSQIAIHLGISENLLQVEGITYLNRNSILEPLTLLLPIPKNGKDSIVSSLSTSNMQSLILQKASNEASLIPENTGVDATIVQLEKTKVSELHDSAEQTTVLNDLQEKTAILNQNIKIIANSSSDSVNQNR